The segment CATGAAGACCGGCGGCGATGTGCAGGTTCTCGCGCGGACTGAGGTCGCCCTTGAGTCCGAGCTGGTGGCCGAGAAAGACGATTTCGGCGGCACAGTGATCGCGCCGCAGCGGCTCGCCGCGCCAGCTCAGATGGCCTTCGTCCACGTGCAGCAGGCCGGCGAGCACGCGCAGCAGCGTGGTCTTGCCGCTGCCGTTGTCCCCCTCCACCAGCGCGAGCTGGCCGGGATGCAGCTCGAACTGCAGCGGGCCGAACACGGGTTCGTCCTGGCGGTAAAAGCTCAAGGCAGAGGCCGCGAGCAGGGGCGGGGGTGCGACGGTCATCCTCGGGATTGTCCGCAATGCCCGCGGGGCTTGTCCATGTGGTCAGCTGTCGCCGTTGACCCAGGTCAGCTGCGGCGTCCAGACCAGTCGCGCCAGACCTTGCCCGCTGCCGGCGAGAAACGCTCGTTGGCCGAACGCCGCGGCCAACCGCTCCAGCACGACGTGTGGTGTGCCGATCGCGAACAGGCTGGGTTCGCGCCAGCCATCCGCGCCCACGCCGACGGCGGCGAGGATCGCCC is part of the Dyella thiooxydans genome and harbors:
- the ccmA gene encoding cytochrome c biogenesis heme-transporting ATPase CcmA, whose protein sequence is MTVAPPPLLAASALSFYRQDEPVFGPLQFELHPGQLALVEGDNGSGKTTLLRVLAGLLHVDEGHLSWRGEPLRRDHCAAEIVFLGHQLGLKGDLSPRENLHIAAGLHGARDGMDPARALLDVGLAGYEDEPVRRLSAGQKKRAALARLLLVPAALWLLDEPYANLDRHGIALVNRLLEGHVAAGGAALVTSHGAVSFHGGEPQRIRMHA